The sequence below is a genomic window from Thioclava nitratireducens.
GCGTCATGGACCAGCGTGCCCACGGGCTTCGGACGCAGGATGATCTGGTCGCCCACATTGATATGCTGCAGCTTCGAGGTCAGCGGGCCGTCGGGCACCTTGATCGAGTAGAATTCCAGCTCCTCGTCCCAGTTCGGCGAGGCGATGGAATAGGCGCGCAGCAGCGGTTTGCCATTGTCGCCCATCAGTCCGATCATCACGAATTCACCCGAGCGGAAGCGCAGGGATTGCGGCCGCGTCACGCGGAAGGAAAACAGCCGGTCCGTCCAGTGGGTCACTTCGGTCACGGTCTGCGCGTCGGGCAGGGTTTTCACCTTGGGGATCTCGGTCACGGCGCTCTCGTTCATTGTCATATCTCTCTCGGGCCGGGGCAGGCGCCTCGGTCTGGCAAATATGCAGATCGGATACAGCTTGCGTCAGCGCTGGCCCTTGATCTGGCTCAATTGCCGGTCACGGGTGGGGTTTATCGGATATCGGATGCGGGCGAAAGCCTCAGCCGGCAAGCCGCGCGCGGTAGTCATGCGCGGCCCAGTCGGCGCGGAAGAGCCATTGCGCCTGCGGTTGGCGCTCGGCCAGCTCCGGTGGGATTTCGACCTCGTCAAAGCCGACGCGCCGCGCCATCGCGTATTGATCCGCGATCAGCGGGCCCGCCGCGCGCAGCCGGCCGGAATAGCCGAGCGCACGGATGCGGCGCGCCAGCGAGAAGCCACGCCCGTCCGAGAAGGTCGGGAACAGGACGCGGATCATCTCGGCGCCGTCGATCAGCGCGGGCAGGTATCCCGCATCGGTCTCCGGCGCGATATCGAGGCTCGCCCCGGTGAAGTCATCCTCGTGGAAGCCGTCGTCGCGAACGATCACGCTCATGCCACATTCTCCTTGTTCTCAATCACTTGGCCCTCACTGTTCACACGTACGGCCTTGCCGCCGATGAAGTGGATGCCGCATTCGGTCTTGGCGGCGCCGCGCCAGCGGCCCGCGCGTTCGTCCTCGCCCGGTTTCACAGGCGAGGTGCAGGGCGCGCAGCCGATCGAGGGATAGCCTTGCGCCACGAGCGGGTGGCGCGGCAGGCGGTTCTCGACCATGTAATCCTGCACATCCTGCTTGTCCCAATGGGCGAGCGGGTTGATCTTCATCCGCGCCTCGGTCTCGACCTCGAAGAAGTCGAGCGCCGCGCGCTGGCCGCCCTGAAAGCGTTTGCGCCCGGTGATCCAGGCGTCATAGCCCGAGAGCGCGTTTTCCAGCGGCACCGTCTTGCGCAGTGTGCAGCAGGCATCGGTGCTGTACTGGTGCAAAGTTCCATCCGGATCGTCGCGGGCGATCGCGGCCCGATCGGCCTGGATCACCTGCACATTCGTCAGGCCCAGCTTGTGCGCGACGTCGCGCTGATAGGCGAGCGTCTCAGGAAACAGCATCTGCGTGTCGATGAACAGCACCGGCGTGCCGGGCGCGATCACCGAGACCATATGCAAGAGCACCACCGACTCCGCCCCGAAGGAGGAGACCAGCGCGACTTCGCCCACGTCAGCGTCCCGCAACGCCCGCTCCATCACCGCGGTCGCGGCGTGGTGGCGGTAGCGTTCGTTCAGCCCGGCGACGCGCGTTGCGATATCCGGGCGATCATTGAGCGGCATGGCGTTGAGCCTCTGCATAGAGCGCCTCTTTGAACGGGTCCGGGCCAAGGCGACGCAGCGTTTCGAGGAAGCTCTCGGTCGCGTTTTCGCGCAGTTCGAGATAGGCACGCAGCAGACGCTCCAGCGCGGGGATCACCTCCGTATAGGCAAAGCCGGGGCCAGCGCGCTCGCCAAGCGCCATCGTCTCGGTCGCGTCGCCGCCAAGCGTGATCTGGTAGTTCTCCACGCCCGCGCGGTCGAGACCGAGGATGCCGATATGGCCCAGATGGTGGTGACCGCAGGCGTTGATGCAGCCCGAAATCTTGATCTTGAGCGCACCGATCTCCTGCTCCAGCCCGAGGTCGCGGAAATGGGTCGCAATCTGCTGTGCCAGCGGGATCGAGCGGGCCGTGGCCAGCGCGCAGTAATCCATGCCGGGGCAGGCGATGATATCCGAGGTCAGGCCGATATTCGCAGTCGCGAGGCCGCCCTTGCGCAGGGCCTCGAACAGCGCGGGCAGATCGGCCTTCGCGATATGCGGCAGGATCACGTTCTGCTCGTGGCTGATGCGCAGCTCCGACTGGCCGTAGCGTTCGGCAAGCTCCGCCAACAGGCGCATCTGGTCCGAGGTGGCATCGCCCGGAGGCGCGCCGTGATCCTTCAGGCTTACCGTGACGACCGCGTAATCGGGGTTGTGGTGGGGCGAGACCGAGCGCGCGGCCCAGTCGCGCAGCAGCGCATCGACATTGAGCGCGGCTTCGAAGCTTTCGCTCTCCCGCGCGGGCAGCACGGGCGGGGCGAATTGCGCCTTGAGATCGGCGAGGATCGCCTGATCGGCACCTTTGAAGGCCGCGCGGCGGGCCGGGAATTCGGCCTCGACCATCTCGGAAAACGTCTCGATTCCAAGCTCATGCACGGTGATCTTGATGCGTGCCTTATACTTGTTGTCGCGCCGGCCTGCGAGGTTCCAGGCCGCTACGATCGACTCCAGATAGGGCAGCAGATCGGCCACTGGCAGGAAGCTGCGCAGTTCCTTCGCGATCATCGGGGTGCGGCCAAGACCGCCGCCGACGAAGACCTGAAAACCGATCTCGCCCTCGCGCTCGACCACTTGCAGGCCGACATCGTGGCCGCGGATCGCGGCGCGGTCGGCGCGCGCGCCATTGATCGCGATCTTGAACTTGCGCGGCAGGAACTGGAATTCCGGATGGTCGGTGGACCATTGGCGGATCAACTCCGCATAGGGGCGCGGATCGGCGATCTCGTCGGCGGCGGCGCCCGCGAAGGCGTCCGTCGTCGTGTTGCGGATCGCGTTGCCCGAGGTCTGGATCGCGTGCATGCCGACATCGGCCAGCGCGTCGATCATGTCCGGCACATCGACCAGCTTCGGCCAGTTGAACTGGATGTTCTGGCGCGTCGTGAAATGCCCATAGCCGCGATCCCAGACATCTGCGATCTTGGCGAGCTGGCACATTTGCCGCGCGTTGATCGTGCCATAGGGGATCGCCACGCGCAGCATGTAGGCGTGCAGCTGCAGATAGAGCCCGTTCATCAGGCGCAGCGGCTTGAACTCGTCTTCGGTCAGGCTGCCGTCGAGGCGGCGCGCGACCTGATGGCGAAACTGCTCGGCGCGCGCGCGGACGGCGGCGCGGTCGAAATCGCTGGGTTGGAACATGGATCAGCTCCCGGGTAGCTCGATGGAAGGGCCGGAGGCGCGGAAGGCCTCGCGGAAATGCGCGGGCTCGGGGCCATTCGGGCCAAGCGTGGCGGGCGCGAGATAGGCGCCGACGACTTTGTCGGGCTGCGCATTGGCCAGATCGAGCCACATCTCGGCAATCACCGGATCGTCGAGGAAAGCGGCGTCGCTCAGGCGCAGAACCCATTGGCCCGCGTCGTTCATGTAGACGACATGGCCTTCGCGCAGATCGTTGGCGCTGATCACGCCGGGGATGAATTTCTTGCTCATAGCGCGACCTCCTTCAGGGCGATGCGGGCGTCGCGCGGGGCGAGGCCCAGCAGGATCACGGCGGGGCCCTTGGCCTCGGCGGTAACGGTGGGCAGGGTGGCGAGCGTCGCGGGGCGGATCACCTGATCGGCGCGCGAAGCGTTCTCGACCACGCAGGCCGGGGTCGCGGGGGAGGCGCCATGCATCATCAGGCGCCCTTGCACGTAGCGGGCCGCGCGCTTGCCCATGTAGATCGCCGCGACCGCGCCGGGACGAGCGAGCGCCGTCCAATCCTGTTCGGCGAGCCCGTCGGCGTCATGGCCGGTGAGCAGGCGCAGCTCGCGATTGCGGCCGCGTTCGGTAAGGCTCTGGCCGAGCGATGCGGCGGCGGCGGAAGCGGCGGTGATGCCCGGCAGCACGCGATAGGCGATTCCGGCCGCGTCGAGCGCGTCCAGCTCTTCGCCCAGCCGCCCGAACACACCCGGATCGCCGGATTTCAGGCGGAGCACCCGCTGCCCCTCGCGCGCGAGGCGGACGATCAGGTCCGAGATGTCGCTTTGCTTCATCGAGGGGCCGAAACCGGTCTTGCCGGTCTCGATCAACTTCGCCTGCGGACCTGCAAGTGCGAGCACCTCGGCGCTCACCAGCGTGTCGTGCAGGATGACATCGGCGCACGTCATCTCGCGCAGCACCGCCACGGTCAGCAGGTCCGGGTCGCCCGGACCTGCGCCGGCAAGGGTCACCTGGGTCTGAGTTTCGAGAGTTTCCATGTCACGCTCCTCGTCTGCGTCTTGAGCGTTAATATAGGAAAATGTTCTCGTTTTTGGCTATATGCCCTTGCCAATAAGGACATTTGTTCCTTATGAATTTGATGGGAGTAACAATCTTCTTTCTATCGGAGGGAAATCGGAATGGCGGTGCAGATCGACGAGCTGGATCGGAAAATCCTCGCGGAGCTACAGGACGATGCGAGCCAGTCGCTCGACGAAATCGCGCGGAAAACAGGCTCTTCCAAGACCCCGGTCTGGAACCGGATTCGCAAATTGCGCACGGCGGGGGTGATCGGAAAGCAGACCGCGATCCTCGATCCCGAGGCGCTTGGGTTCGATGCCTGTTTCTTCGTGCTGATCCGAACGTCCGAGCACGAGGCCGAATGGCAGGACAAGTTCCTCGCCACCCTGCGCGCGCGCCCCGAGGTGATGGAAGCGCACCGCCTTGCCGGCGATATCGACTACATCCTGAAAGTGCGGGTCGAGAATGCGCGCGCCTATGACCGCTTCTATCAGGCGCTGATCTCGGAAGTGAAAATTCACAACGTCACGGCGCTTCTGTCGATGGAAGAGCTGAAATCCACCACCGCACTGCCGCTGTGAGCGATCAGCGCTTGGTGTAGGTGGTCTCCAGCTTCTCCAGCCCGTGGAAATGGTAGAGATCGGCGTAATAAGGGCGGCGCGGCAGATCGAGCCCCTGTAGCCGCTCCATCAGAATCGGCAGCGCGAGTTTCAACTCCAGCCGGGCCAGCGGCGCGCCGATGCAGAAATGCGCCCCCGCGCCGAAACTGAAATTGATGCGCACCGGGCGGGACGGGTCGAAGGCGCTCGGATCGTCCCAAGCCGACGGGTCGCGGTTCGCACCGGCGAGTAGCAGCCCGATCCGTTCGCCTTTCCGCAGCATTTGCCCCTGAAACTCCATGTCCTCGTAGAGCCATCGCGTGAACAAGTGCAGCGGCGGATCGAAACGCAGAAGTTCCTCTACCGTGCCGTCTATCCGCTCTGGCTCCAGCCAATGCGGCGCGACGGTCTGCTCGACGAGGGTCTTCACGCTGTTGCCGATCTGGTGGACGGTCGCCTCGTGACCCGCGTTCAGGAGCAGGATCACGGTGGAAATCAGCTCGTCGCGGCTCAGGTGAACGCCTTCCTCCTCGACCGCGATCAGTTCCGAGATCAGATCGTCGC
It includes:
- a CDS encoding DUF934 domain-containing protein, yielding MSVIVRDDGFHEDDFTGASLDIAPETDAGYLPALIDGAEMIRVLFPTFSDGRGFSLARRIRALGYSGRLRAAGPLIADQYAMARRVGFDEVEIPPELAERQPQAQWLFRADWAAHDYRARLAG
- a CDS encoding phosphoadenylyl-sulfate reductase, with product MPLNDRPDIATRVAGLNERYRHHAATAVMERALRDADVGEVALVSSFGAESVVLLHMVSVIAPGTPVLFIDTQMLFPETLAYQRDVAHKLGLTNVQVIQADRAAIARDDPDGTLHQYSTDACCTLRKTVPLENALSGYDAWITGRKRFQGGQRAALDFFEVETEARMKINPLAHWDKQDVQDYMVENRLPRHPLVAQGYPSIGCAPCTSPVKPGEDERAGRWRGAAKTECGIHFIGGKAVRVNSEGQVIENKENVA
- a CDS encoding nitrite/sulfite reductase, with protein sequence MFQPSDFDRAAVRARAEQFRHQVARRLDGSLTEDEFKPLRLMNGLYLQLHAYMLRVAIPYGTINARQMCQLAKIADVWDRGYGHFTTRQNIQFNWPKLVDVPDMIDALADVGMHAIQTSGNAIRNTTTDAFAGAAADEIADPRPYAELIRQWSTDHPEFQFLPRKFKIAINGARADRAAIRGHDVGLQVVEREGEIGFQVFVGGGLGRTPMIAKELRSFLPVADLLPYLESIVAAWNLAGRRDNKYKARIKITVHELGIETFSEMVEAEFPARRAAFKGADQAILADLKAQFAPPVLPARESESFEAALNVDALLRDWAARSVSPHHNPDYAVVTVSLKDHGAPPGDATSDQMRLLAELAERYGQSELRISHEQNVILPHIAKADLPALFEALRKGGLATANIGLTSDIIACPGMDYCALATARSIPLAQQIATHFRDLGLEQEIGALKIKISGCINACGHHHLGHIGILGLDRAGVENYQITLGGDATETMALGERAGPGFAYTEVIPALERLLRAYLELRENATESFLETLRRLGPDPFKEALYAEAQRHAAQ
- a CDS encoding DUF2849 domain-containing protein; translated protein: MSKKFIPGVISANDLREGHVVYMNDAGQWVLRLSDAAFLDDPVIAEMWLDLANAQPDKVVGAYLAPATLGPNGPEPAHFREAFRASGPSIELPGS
- the cobA gene encoding uroporphyrinogen-III C-methyltransferase; its protein translation is METLETQTQVTLAGAGPGDPDLLTVAVLREMTCADVILHDTLVSAEVLALAGPQAKLIETGKTGFGPSMKQSDISDLIVRLAREGQRVLRLKSGDPGVFGRLGEELDALDAAGIAYRVLPGITAASAAAASLGQSLTERGRNRELRLLTGHDADGLAEQDWTALARPGAVAAIYMGKRAARYVQGRLMMHGASPATPACVVENASRADQVIRPATLATLPTVTAEAKGPAVILLGLAPRDARIALKEVAL
- a CDS encoding Lrp/AsnC family transcriptional regulator; translation: MAVQIDELDRKILAELQDDASQSLDEIARKTGSSKTPVWNRIRKLRTAGVIGKQTAILDPEALGFDACFFVLIRTSEHEAEWQDKFLATLRARPEVMEAHRLAGDIDYILKVRVENARAYDRFYQALISEVKIHNVTALLSMEELKSTTALPL